The genomic interval GTGGActgcatgtttttttttattagttAGTAATTCATGTCAACTGTAATTCTAAAAGTATGTGTGTCAGTAAGTGTACATTTCAAAGAAAGTGATGAAGGCatccaaaattattatttacagCACTAAGAATTTCATGCACAGTATTAGGGAAATAAAGTGTTCAttgaaaaagaatgaaaaaaaatcatgaaattcctTCTTTGCAGTTAAGTGGTATGTAATCTTCCAAATTACTGCCAGTGAaaacttatatatttttttaataatgagGCCAAAAGAGGAAAAAAACTGGAGGCTAGATTTCTTTGTCACTTCTTGAGATGTCTATTGGAGTGATTTTTATATTATGGGACTGTTGTATCATGCATGCAAGATacagatgaaaagagaaaattgaagaaattccATTGAAATCATAAAGCAGCAAAAACTTCAACTTACATAATAACTGTGTGTAATTTCTGTGAGAAACAATAagataaaagcaaaataaaaaagaaaaacaatgacaCTGAAAATCAGGAAAGATTTGTTTTAGAGGAATCACTATCCTTTAAGAATAATTCAACTGTTCTCTGTGTGTCCATCTGTCAAATAATTCAAAAACTTCTTTTCTTacaaccacatttcacatgtgttacataATCTGCCCAAATAGctgttaaattaaaattaaatatcaaAATTTTTACCTATTCCAATTCATTTTAGAAACACAACTGTTAAATAACTTATTGAACCTAGAGAATCATTTACATAAACGTTTATCACAAatgtgaaaaattatttaaaagacTGAATTGTTATTAACAGAAGAAACATTAGAATGTCCAACATATACATTATCAGTTTGCTTGCTATGTTCTGCAAAAGAATTGAAGCCAAACCATTCTAAAATGAACACATTACAtcttggtttttattttatttatactgcGACGAACATCTATATTATCTTATTATTTTGCACGACATTTACTTCAATGTATCACACCTAGTTTGCTCGAGGTTTTCAGCATGTTTTTTGCCCATCTGGAAAATACTCTTAAAAGGTATTATACATATGATCAGtctccaacaccaaaaatgcatatAACCGTACAACACTCCAACCGTTATCTAATAGCCACAATTATTGAaattgtattactttttttttcatcGCAGTTCATCAGATAATGGTTTCCTGCATAAAATGCTATAATATATTCTTTTATCAAAGCAGTTGTATACATTCACCTACTTATTTATCATAAATAGTCACTTATAGCGTAACTGCTAATAAAATGGAAGACTTGAGATAATACTGAAGACCTGTACTGGCAATCTGACATTTGCAAAGTAGACTTATATAATTATACAATGGCGAAGTTAGAAATCTGTTCTCCTTTTCTCTCTGGTAAGTCTTTTTCAAGGTATTGAGTCAGTCGTATTGTATCTCTGCTGGAATAAAAAGAAGCAAATAACATGTAGATATATGGAGGCGAATGTGGAGTCACCTTAATTGAAAGATACAAATTGTTCTGTGGAGCTGTCTTACTGTTTCCCCTTCAAGTAAATTATCTGCACACAATGACAACAGATAAAGAGCTGGTGGCTGATTATGAAATATGATTTAGATCTTTAACTTGTTATCTTCATAGACTTAACTACCTTTTTCAGGAAATAAACAGAAATGAGAAAGTATGGTCTATGTAATTAGGAACATGGAATATGGAAAAGAAGAAATAAGTCCCTTAGAGCTCAAAATTGAGGTACATATAGTGAGCAAGTGGAgagaaacatgaaaaaaatgtcCTCATTCAAATAAATGTCTCCTGTGAATAACCATGTAAACACTTAATTTCTGAGTATTGTCTTTCTGCTTCAGCATAAATATGTGTTACGGATACTGTAGTTTATTTTGCCATCTATGGCAGACCTTGTAAATTTCTTGACTTAGATGGAAAATAATGCAGAGGTGTTATCAAAAATGCACTAATGTTGGATTAGTAGTTAAGTAAACTCATAGCTGTGGGAACATAACGTGATATAAAATTTAAACCTATGCCTCAACTACAAGAGACAAACTCTGATAAAAGCTGTCTGCAACAGTATCAAAAGTGCCTCTTCCATTTGCGTAGTGATGCAGTTATATTCACAGAAGAATTTCATTGAATTTAACTCTGGCTGAAAACGTGGTGTTCATAAATTGGAACAATGGATTATATTTTCATTTTGCTCCAcaggaaaagaaactgaaatagtgGGTAACCAATATATGAAGCATAACCTGTAAAATgcattatgaaaaatattaatcaCTACTACATTTGCTCTCTTGTGTTTTATCAAACTTTCtcccagttctttttttttttttttgtatgcctTAACAAATTGGGTTGAATGTCTCCACTTCAATGTGATAAGATGCAAAAAGCAACACACAaaatgtgccacattcagcttacAATATTGTGTCTTCAGTTCTGCTTTCCAAATGTCAGATTCCACAGGTAGCCCAACATATATCTTTAttattgtcaacagcactcagtgaCTCCTGTTTTCAGGCTTTGTATTAAAATTACAACTTGTTAATTAAATACATTAAAATTAGTGCATATACATATTTATATGTATAATATATTATACAATATTTTCGGCAGACCACATTTAGCTGGCTACTGACAGACTCACTACAACTTCAGAATGGCAGGCCTATTTCAAAGGCCTTGATGAGAGCAGAGCCAGaatcatatactccaataatacCAAAGAGGACCCCAAGGAAAATGACAAAGCAGTCATAGGCAACTGTACCCCAGTCCAGCATCGGCCTCTTCAGTTTCAGATGGAAGTAGCATGGCCAGATGAAAGACAACATTGTGCCTGTGAAGCTGCCAATGAAACCCATTAGTATGGCAAAGTGTGGAATGGAGATGGCCATAAGAATAGTGAAGGTGACAACACCAACACGGAAGGCCAAGCCCCAAACCTTGAGCTCACCATCAAGTGCCCAGATGGTCGGGAACAGAGTCTCGGGTCGACCGCGGAAGAAGGCACGTTCCAGGAGCTCACAAGCAGCATAGTATGGCAGTGGGTAAGATAGCACTGCCTTCACCACCAAAAAGAAGTTAACAAAGCCCTTGAAGCCCTGGGAATGTAAGTTATTGGTGATGACCTGCTGCGTATTATTCTGGAAGGTCAGAAAGCACACATAACCAAACAGGGACTTGAATATGGCAGCAGCAATATGGCTCCAGTTGAGCATCCAGTTGAACTTGGAGGGGTCTATGAGGTTGCCCTCAAGTGTTGGCAGGAAGATCTGTGACGTGTAACTGAACACGATGACACCCAGGGAGATGGGGAAGTTTTCGAAGTCAATACTCCACTTGACCTTGGACCATCCCCAGTCTCCGATGTACAGCAGGCAGTAACCGAGGATGACGGCATTGATAACAAGATGGGACATGGTGCACCAGAAGCTGAGCATGGAGACGTGGTGCAGTGACTTGAGGAAGCCGAGCGGCACGAGCAGTATGCCGATCAGCATCATCCAGCTACGCGTGTCGATGGCACCCTCAGGAAAGGTGCCCACCATAAGGTCACCGCAGACCACCACATACAAGATGCATGTCATCAGCAGCTCGATGATCTGTGCCACATTGACAGCTCGTGCCCCCCATTTGGGCCCAAAGCACTCACTCGCGATTGAGACGTAGGAGTCCCGCACGCGCACCCCGTCCTCGTACAGGCAGTCCACCAGGATCTTGCCCGTGTAGCAGCAGATATATGCGATGCCTATCATGGCAACAATTGCCCAGTAGCCACCACGGAGCACTGCGAATGGTAGTGACACGATGAACATTCCCTGAAAAATAACATTGTTTTATGGTGATTATGTTCTCCATCATCATTCCAAAATACTTGGTAATGTAGCAAGTTAGTTAAAGGTAAATAtttaaaagaatggatatcattaGCAGAATGTATATAAATTGTTGGTACTACTAAGTGAAATATTACGTGCTTTTCTCGAGTTCCAAAATTTATGTATATTCTGCTCATTGTACTCAAATGGCATACAGCAGAAAGAGGGAGAAACACATGTTACTTTAAAATGGTTCAGCTCATATCATACAAATAGGAAACAGAAACTAACAATAAACTGCAGTTATAGAGGGTATACCAAAACTTTTTATTATaattagttagttatgtgttctgcagatcatttgaatgattcttttattggagtgatgtagaatgagtcagtttacaggatatgtatgtgTGATTAGTATTAACATTAATGTGCATATAATTTTTAAGTCCCTGGGATATAAggtgttgtccaggagaaatgactataggttagatttaaaacttactttgctacctgtcagacattttatggtaCTGGGCAAATCATCAGAACTTTTTGTTGGTGTATGTTGAactctttctgagccactgacagttttAGTAATGGataataaatgttatttttttcctcttgtgttgtaggtatggacattactgttctcaaattgtgatggaatatTATGATGAATTTCCTTAGCAAACATTTGTACCATGATGGTTCGCCTGCCCAGCTAGCCATGCgggctaacgcactgcttcctgagcAGGGATGCGTGCCAGTCCCCGGTGGATTAGTGacaaggtccagtgtgccggccagcctgtggatggctttttaaggtggttttccatctgcatcagagaatgtgggctggttccccttattctgcctcagttccaCTATGTCAGTGAtaactgtgcaaacactgtctccatgtatgcCTACACCATCATTACTGTACCACTCAAACATTGGGGTTATACTCATCTGGAATGAGATGTTCccaggggcagagggaggggggggggggggctgaacctCAAACTAACCTTACCTtaggttcagtgtggggtggcagtggggtgagtggaatTCTGTAGCcttttgtggggttgtgtaccacaacACCTTGGCAAACAATTTGATGAAATGACATTCACTGACGCACTGAAGCAATATTACCAGAAAGGTTGTGATGGGATTTAATACATGGACCTGACgattgtcttgaacaatttttacgatatgttgacAGGCTAGATAGGGCAGTAGGAAGAAGTATGTACCACAATAATTggaatgatagaaatcacaatgggaaTAATTACAGAAACGGAGATAATGGTAACTTCTACCAGTATCAAAGTGTAaatagagagagaaattttaaacattAGTGGGATGGGAATAATGGGAATAACCATTGGCATTTTGGTAGAAGAAACAGCAGTTCACCTCaagaaggtccacagttttggggcaaGGAAACACAACAAGCACAGGACTTCCAAGTTATATTTGCAATTAGGCAGTAATGACAGTGTTAATTACATGGCACATGTATCTAAAACTGAACAGAAGaaatatcagatttctcatttatgttttgatcaaaagttttgggatactatgtttaattatggtgATGTAGGTACTAATCACAGAACAGAATGTGAGAAgagtgagaattttgatgtagtgtgtactattgatttcttctcttggttggAAAACAGTGCCATTGATTTATGTAAAGCAGGCGTAGACTTTATTGGATCTGAACTAGGTGATATTTTTGATgcagatgtgaatgagagctgtgaaataaaTGACATTGGTAACTCCAagactggtagcttattgcaaatgaatgtaggtcaggtaagtgactttgatggagatgagacttgtaTTGTTAGTAATGTttctgatgaagtaattttggagaaatatgatgatgatgagtatcaggtatttgtggagttcAAGAATAAGTAAGTTACAGAGTTATCTGTGAATGATGTGGGCAATAAAGGTAAGGTAAGTGACATATGTGATATTGTAAATGTGAGTCGtagaataccagtccagtcaaaacaATTTTTCATTAATGCCATGCAGTGTAAAGATCCAAACAGTGAAGTTGAGTTATCGGTGagcctagagaataaaggtgaaaacttttttgAAGTTTGTTTCAGACCAGATTGATGATAtcatagataaatgtgcattctggaataagttagctatGGTTAGTCAGAATTTGTGtaaaattggtggaatgaagtgaaagaagatctaagcaggaagtgtaattttgacagtaatatattttgtgttccttaCATAGCAAGTGATATTAGTTGTGCCATGGAAtccattcattgtgttcaatctttacctgataACATGAGTAATCAAAGTTGtgctatgataccagtaaagttgataaaaccaaGTAAATACAGTGTGGATGtatcatttgatgaaattgaaagtaatCTTTTGCTTGAAGTATTGGAAAACAGAAAAGATGATTCATATTTTGAGTGTCtttacattaagattaagattgatcagtgggaaggtAACTATTTGACTGATACAGGAAGCCCAATTCGTGGTATATGTGAATAATTTAGAGACAAGATCAAGTACAGTAAGAATTTTTTGGAAATGTCCATCGTacgtgtaaagataagaggagctactggtaagcaaagcaaattggtaaaatGTCAAGCACTGCTAACATTTAGCATAGAAGACAAGACCTTTGAACATGGTTGCATAatgatccctagtctggaagaaaatgAACATTATGTTTGCAGATTTATACTGCTATataattgtttttttgtttgtcaggaatgtagtatgtaagatcaTGTGATTTCTCaagttctgtcttatctattgGCTGAGTTTAATTCTATGATACACTATGTTTGGAGGTTCATACAATTATACAAATTGGTTTGCAATAGATTTGTGCTTTATCACCTTACTAGTTCATTGttttcattgcatttaactctgtttattaaAGCTTAATATGTgaacaatttttaattatttcttatgtAAATCCTATATACTTGCTTTTGCAATATAAATAGGGAGAGCGCATGCTGTGTGATGTGAggaaggtattgaacagcatatttagtacacaaaataatgtttcaggatttgatgtgaatgctagacaaGAAGCTACCTATCCATTGGACTGTGTGAGGAGAAATGGATGGAGCCACTTCCACAGtgctgtatggctgtaccctgctgACCCAGTCACCTTACAAGAGATCATGGGTGCTGGGCAACATACTCACGCATCTGTCAACTACAGAactagggttcagaaaagacccttttatacggtagggaggacagaaagaaaccaagttttaagagaggttaggttTGGCACAAACCTTCTGTTTGAGAAAGACACCAAAAAacgtaattctagcttattacatcagcataaacagttactggttaagaattttcaacaatcagcagatatttcaactctacccaattttaactcagtcaatgtgaaatgtcagctatctttattgcatcaaaatattcgaggactgagaaataaaattaatgacttaattatctgcatagatgaattagagtccccAAACCcaactgacataatctgcctctctgaatatcatgtgaccactggtatagaacttacAGGATTTAGGCTAGCGTCTCACTTGTGTAGAGAAGAAatcgagaaaggaggagttgctacattcatcaggaactgtcataaatttaagaacatagacattcataaattctgcctagaacagcatatagaaaactgtgcaacagaagtagaatttcacaaaaaatccttcataatattaagtgtatatcgaacacctgcaggtaactttaatctgttcataaaccaccttgaagctgcactggcccatttaacaaccaaaaacaaagaaatagtggttgctggcaatttcaatgtagattttcttgaagactctcccaataagaacttatttgagttagtaacactatcattcaacttaactcccactgtaaagttccccactagggtagccaattgctcacaaacagccattgataatatctgtaCAGAAAAGTCGGATGaagaaaattaaattacaaaatcaaTAGTCAATACCCTCTcaaaccatgacatgcagttccttctgttaaatgttaatactgaacaggatataagatctgttaaatctgagctcaagagggtaatcaataagcaaaaaattgattattttaggaaacTCCTCAGAGACcttcactggagtgatgtttacagtgctcctggcatgaaagaaaaatataacacttttgctaataaagtgcttaccttagctgaacactgttttcccccaaaactaaccaaggttagagcaaagtctacaaaacaGCCattgattactcaaggaataggggtatcttgtaaaacaaaaagaaaactgtatctgtcaatccgaaacagttctgatgttgatgctataccaCATTACAAGAactgctgcaaaatattaaagatggtaatacagacatcaaagcaaatatattacaaggaaaagattgtcataccaggtaacaaaataaaaacaatataggatatagtgaaggaggagaccagtagaaccagacatgaagagggacaaatagcattaaaagtaaaTGATTCATTGGTGactgatgtgtatagtgttgcagaactttttaacaaacattttataattgttactgaacagatggggttgtcaggttctgtagatccTGCTACATAATacttcagaccagacatttcaagtaacttccataatatgaaattGACCCTCACTACCTCAGCAGAAATAATGtctatcataaaatctttaaaatcaaaaacatctagtgggtatgatggaaTATCAACAAAGTTGATTAAGGATGTGACTCtgggttaagtaacatattaagctatctgtgtaaccagtcatttatcaatggaatatttcctgaatggttgaaatatgctgaagttaaggacactgtttaagaagggagataaagaaatagcatcaaatttccatccagtttcatttttgccagcattctcaaaaattttagaaaaggtaatgtacaattggctttaCTTGGataacatatacagacacaagcagacgtatttaaatatgtctgcttgtgtctgtatatgtgtggatggatatgtgtgtgtgtgtgagtgtatacccattctttattccccctaaggtaagtctttccgctcccgggattggaatgactccttaccctctcccttaaaacccacatcctttcgtctttccctctccttccctctttcctgacgaagcaactgtgggttgcaaaagcttggattttgtgtgtatgtttgtgtttgtttgtgtgtctattgatctgccagcgctttcgtttggtaagtcacatcatctatgtttttagatatatttttcccacgtggaatgttggggggggggggggggcggcaggctgacagacacacagacaaacacaaacatacacacaaaattcaagccctCGCAACCAATGGCCGCTTCATCAGGAAAGATCAGGAAagatctttcctgatgaagcagccattGGTTGCGAGGGCTtctattttgtgtgtatatttgtgtttgtCTGCGTGTCTGTCAGCCTGCCGGCACTTTCATTTGGTGGGTCGCATCATCCTTGTTTTCGGATATATACAAATCAGTACAatttaacttctgcaccatttcagtgcagttatATGTTCATTGCAAatatgtattgtagtagttctactatatgtttattaccttataaataaataaaaacatttttttaattataaattcagtgcattaatgtgatattagtaaatgaatgtttgtaaaatgattccttGTATAGTGTTCATTAAACAAAAATAACGATCATTCCACTTAGGACccatggaaggtacattagcttatttgtttcagttgtaaatatttgtcatgtattattgttttactaacatgttctacatcctgaaggacatcctcactatggatcaattggaatgtaaGTAAATCTAATCAAATCGAATCATGAGTGTTGTGACTGAGGTTTGTAAATTATTAGGCAAGAAATCATCCTATATTAAGAATTCATGAAACTGTTTGTTTAGAAAAACAGTTACTGGCATGGACAGTGTTAATCAACATAAATGCATGTTTTTTCAAGTAGGGGGATTCTTCCCAATACATTGTGTAattttttatcaattgtaaatgaatcttctaggccACTATGTACTATGTTTGTATGAAcgattagcaaatagtgtggaaaaCATTTACTAGTATAGACAGTATAACAAAATGTACACAGTTCTGATTTCATACACTTATTTTGGTCCTCGAGCTTCTcaattatgtcatcattcaaagcttttTATGACTCTGATTGCCTGTATTTATCCTGAGTATGACAATATCGTATCTCATTGGAACTAGAGTTGCGGGCAAACTCATGCTTCACTTTGTTTTGGGTACCCCCGGTCATCGCGATTGTGTAACTATTGACTGAGGTTAGATGCTTCCTATAATTACTCTTTACATATGACtgaacttattgatatgattatgaactttattcattttgttgtgtcaaaACATTTTACCTGATCTGTACCCAGTGTGGTTTGAATTCATGGGTCAGTCCCCACATCGTAagcttaggccctaatattttttcattattttgttctttcatgagCCAACGTATCCTTGaatactctggtttatgtggctgactgattttgtactatattcctactcatgattgagtatattcttctggtctgtacacGTCATTGTGAGTTTATCAGGTCAGCTCACTCCTCAGACATTTAGGCttggaattttgttctgttcttTTTTGAAGAGAACTTTATAGATGTAAACTTGAAAtctgtaattctagtaatttacattgtctctgcacttatttctatagtttagtgttgtaatgtcgtagttttgactttgtattaTTTGTCTGGTGACATAATATTGCACActtctgaaaatctgaatgccattttctgatatatttataaattatgaCTTTTATAGTAGATATTTTTCGAATGTTTTCTGTAATACACTGTGTATAAGGTACTTCTATACTTCTGTATTCCATCTTTTGGCAccattttgtacactgtttggcaaACTCTATAgtaagtcacaaaatattgtaaacacattgtttccaaattttgtgagggggatattGCAAAGGGACAccatcctctagcattacttttccttgaCAGAAGTAGTTGATACCAGGAATATCTTCGAATTTTGAACAgattaatattatctcagctgtttttctaaaagaatttcatatgattttgtagacAGTGTGTTATATTTAAGGCGAAAATCTGTAAAAAGATATTACTTTATTTCCTTTGCTACAGTTGATATGTACTGGCTCTGAATGtacatttgaaattattattttattttattttttttttattttttagaaatatttaaaattatgaaatatttggcacacttaaaatttctgttattaatatacAATTTAATACTATTTAttaagtttatttctggattcatttataaaattataatataaattaaTAGAAGTCATTTGTCAAGAGTATTTGTAAATCCTTTGGAATACTGTTAGTACCACAGAGTGAagcagtagtgggcatgcctctgatttgATCAGAAGTGCTTTTTAATTTTGAATAACAatgtgattttggctttgtaaatatgaaaattcaaaagacagcctgatattaaaaaaatgtgagagaataaaataTTCATGAAAAAAAATGCAGCACAGGCAATTCATCAGAATTATTAACATCAACTGGAACCATGAGAtcttaaaatatgaaaatttcagctTCATGAACCAGCCCATAGAGacaaagaactggagccaactacgaggaaagaagataagtaaaaaatttattgtaaatcttaTGCCTCGTGAAACTTAAAAAGAGTTAACCATAAAGACAGTGACAATCAACAAATGGTGTGAGAGAAGGGGATACTACAAGTGGTGGCATTGACTGGGATCAATTGTCTAATAATGAAGTTCTGTCTGTTGCAGAAAAAGGGAGAGTGATTTGTGTGATTTTCAGTTTATGTATGATATATTTCCGATCACAAGAAGAAAGAAAACCGGGGGCTGCCCAACGTGGTAAATAGTATCAACAGTGACAATTTACAACCAACAATGAGGGACTGAATCAAATGAAAGAGGGCTTTATAACTATAGCCAaggacacaaaaaaagaaagataacTACAAGCTATTTGTGAAACTAATTTGTTTGTGGGCTTgtgtgcttgttaacaaaatgaatagaaACAAGGGTAGGAGCAAGGTAGAAGTGAAAGCTACAGTATCCAGTCAGTGCATGTCTGAGCTGAGTGAATTCatagtcagcaaagaaacagtaaaaactaatATTTTGTAGTTAATTTTGGCAAACTAgcggaaatgaagacagataacaatagcaaatttagtgcactTAATGATCAGTTGACTAAAATAAGAACTGGaaacaatagtaaaatggacaGGGTAAAGGGGGAGATTACAATTTGCATAAGAGTGTATTAATGGTCCAGATAAATAAAAATGggtaaatgcagtagaagaagaagaagaggcaataaggtactttattttatttatttatttatttatttatttcttactccaTCAATCCAATTGTGATAAACTCACTAGGATATGGAGTGTATCAGTAAACAACATATACATAGGTAGTATTAAAGCAGTCAATCACACAAAAGTAATATTCCAGCAAACATTAGACACAGAAAGTGAAAAACAAATACAACAGTGAAAATAACTATGAATATTACATGTATTACATGAGTACAGCACCTATATCATTGCTAAGACTTACACTATGGTATATAATGCTCAAGCTTTCTGGTCCACATAACTCTTGCAAAGTGCAAAATGATCTTTCAAGTAGAAATTGCTTCAGATGCTTCCTAAAAGAGGACTGGTTATCAAATTTGCTTTTAATATCTGCAGGAAGAGCATTAAAAACTTTAGTACTAGAGAACTGCACATACTTTTGCACCATAGTCAGGTTTTAATTATAACTGTGGAAATTGTGTTTTCTCCTAGTATCATATCTTTTGTAAAACtatttatttttgctgatgaaacacataagagAAAATATGTACCAGGAAGTAACAGTAAGTATGTTTACTTTCTGGAAAatatttctacactgaagtgccaaagaaactggtataagcactcaactcatattcaaatacagaggtatgtaaacagggagaacatggtgctgcagtcagcaacaactatataagacaaaaagtgtctggcactgttcttagatcagttattgctgctacaatggcaggttatcaagatttaagtgagtttgagtgatgttatagtcggcccatgagtgatgggacacaacatctccaaggtagtgatgaagtggggattttcccatacaataatttcatgagtgtacagtgaatatcaggaatccagtaaaacatcaaatctctgacatcactgtggctggaaaacAATTCTGCAaaaaccaatgacaactgaagagaatctttcaatgtgacagaagtgcaatccttctgcaaattgctgcagatttcaatgctgggacatcagcaagtgtcagcatgtgaaccattcaatgaaacatcatcaatacgggcttttggagc from Schistocerca gregaria isolate iqSchGreg1 chromosome 6, iqSchGreg1.2, whole genome shotgun sequence carries:
- the LOC126278890 gene encoding vesicular inhibitory amino acid transporter, which translates into the protein MAQFGRFRIPTLGAAVNVAWETLKATVPESSPCLDLIRGGGGAGGGGGADRRGGGGGGGERVRFAQFGGPGAAAGAETTELATMSGGPQADGAAPAVAEDGFGYQRADSFASVDFAEGGGGGGESGYEGGGGKHRINEWQAAWNVTNAIQGMFIVSLPFAVLRGGYWAIVAMIGIAYICCYTGKILVDCLYEDGVRVRDSYVSIASECFGPKWGARAVNVAQIIELLMTCILYVVVCGDLMVGTFPEGAIDTRSWMMLIGILLVPLGFLKSLHHVSMLSFWCTMSHLVINAVILGYCLLYIGDWGWSKVKWSIDFENFPISLGVIVFSYTSQIFLPTLEGNLIDPSKFNWMLNWSHIAAAIFKSLFGYVCFLTFQNNTQQVITNNLHSQGFKGFVNFFLVVKAVLSYPLPYYAACELLERAFFRGRPETLFPTIWALDGELKVWGLAFRVGVVTFTILMAISIPHFAILMGFIGSFTGTMLSFIWPCYFHLKLKRPMLDWGTVAYDCFVIFLGVLFGIIGVYDSGSALIKAFEIGLPF